Proteins encoded within one genomic window of Bermanella sp. WJH001:
- a CDS encoding MaoC/PaaZ C-terminal domain-containing protein has protein sequence MDALENKTYDEISIGDQCNYQKTLTESDLILFATVSGDVNPVHLDPNFAEASMFKERIAHGMWSGSLVSATLATVMPGPGTIYLNQSFNFLRPVKLGDVLTVTLTAKQKDDEKNTVIFDCNVVNQNQKSVLTGKAKVIAPNEKIIIKRPALPVVSISDVLESDVA, from the coding sequence ATGGATGCATTAGAAAACAAAACCTATGATGAGATCTCTATAGGGGATCAATGTAATTATCAGAAAACGTTAACAGAATCAGATTTGATTTTGTTTGCGACGGTTTCAGGTGATGTGAACCCGGTGCATCTTGACCCTAACTTTGCTGAGGCGTCTATGTTCAAAGAGCGCATAGCTCATGGAATGTGGTCCGGTTCTTTAGTATCTGCAACCCTTGCCACGGTTATGCCAGGCCCTGGTACTATTTATTTAAACCAATCTTTTAATTTCTTACGTCCAGTCAAATTGGGTGATGTTCTGACAGTGACACTTACAGCAAAGCAAAAAGATGATGAAAAAAACACCGTCATCTTTGATTGCAATGTGGTTAATCAGAATCAAAAGTCGGTATTAACGGGTAAGGCAAAAGTGATTGCCCCTAATGAAAAGATCATTATTAAGCGTCCGGCTCTTCCTGTAGTCAGTATTTCTGACGTGTTAGAAAGTGATGTGGCATGA
- a CDS encoding DUF6489 family protein, with the protein MKINVEFDITPEEFRRAMGLPDVQVMHEEIINTIIEKMKNAEDGYDAFTLLKPFLNTSMQTMEGFQKSFLESMFNLSGQQQTK; encoded by the coding sequence ATGAAGATAAATGTTGAGTTTGATATTACACCTGAAGAATTTAGACGGGCGATGGGTTTGCCTGACGTTCAGGTGATGCATGAAGAGATAATCAACACAATTATCGAAAAAATGAAAAATGCAGAAGACGGTTATGATGCGTTTACATTATTAAAGCCTTTTTTAAATACAAGCATGCAGACGATGGAAGGCTTTCAGAAAAGCTTTCTAGAATCAATGTTTAACCTAAGTGGGCAACAACAAACAAAGTGA
- a CDS encoding phasin family protein has translation MQENIMNAFTEQAKSFYSPLNKLSALMVENMEKMTEFQLESIKSYADITMSQMKKAVDVKDADSLRSFSTSQTEAAATVNKKIMEDAKSLSDLANDFKSQVEAIWEESRPATKPAEKKPTKAA, from the coding sequence ATGCAAGAAAACATTATGAATGCGTTTACTGAACAAGCTAAAAGCTTCTATTCACCACTAAATAAGCTAAGCGCTTTAATGGTTGAGAATATGGAGAAAATGACCGAGTTTCAACTTGAGTCAATTAAATCATATGCTGACATTACAATGTCACAAATGAAAAAAGCAGTAGATGTAAAGGATGCGGATTCTTTACGTTCTTTTTCTACTTCTCAAACTGAAGCAGCGGCCACTGTAAACAAAAAAATCATGGAAGACGCAAAATCATTATCTGATTTAGCGAATGACTTTAAATCGCAAGTGGAAGCTATCTGGGAAGAGTCTCGCCCAGCGACTAAGCCTGCTGAAAAAAAGCCTACTAAAGCAGCTTAA